From a region of the Gossypium raimondii isolate GPD5lz chromosome 10, ASM2569854v1, whole genome shotgun sequence genome:
- the LOC105777879 gene encoding uncharacterized protein LOC105777879 isoform X1, translating to MANKRDKGFYHSLSRKELQSLCKKYGLPANRSSSDMGKSVASYLETQRLGSMTTTERSDEIQESGIPLALKPPFRNADKDFYGLISCPADSFNGGNYPQAVKCNAFGCCAGDKFYHKDGYGVGSTFFQQTPQPQFVTQYNDNDSRNDEFPTTFFNRNCLTLTRDGRMNDMPQTEHKDTNVGACSNEAAFCSSINTPTLSPFQFHVSSEEGINLYVDLNSNPSDWVEKLKGEVSICQEMSHSKSQSFHKEHGCFGEGSKPVKDSFQLNVDAEKIKDSHIHSGLPPSLIIKENDALQLDHLDGDDDGPLDSTIMTSCAEAVEVSQLLEGHQGMSSFEALPDFQDEVNYSGVSSAKDGCLITLDSNINSPQEMLASDGVLNISDGPLNLLTVKHQNSNLENEICDNSALHKGSNLVSSGEIVPGCLSDGSLQMPMPKDVVHQKNKLHPPRGNGQFVNLVDPKHNIYADPGGLVGSTGLDQETYRNQLPILVEERDRSKIINWGESLECSHNESFENCGMLDNVDSNGLGKKGAYVSGDQNNCSMLDAKVLRSAKHLSRKVLPRRSMRLVSKVTSFFAEQFLSDNNKVSKLSFQIVWCLQFFFSFCKFQSRSLVFEN from the exons ATGGCAAATAAAAGAGATAAAGGTTTCTACCATAGCCTTTCAAGGAAAGAGCTTCAAagtttatgtaaaaaatatggTTTACCTGCTAATAGGTCGAGCTCGGATATGGGGAAATCAGTGGCCTCCTATCTAGAG ACCCAGAGATTGGGTTCAATGACTACAACGGAAAGATCAGATGAAATTCAAGAGTCTGGAATTCCGTTGGCCCTGAAACCCCCTTTCAGGAATGCTGATAAAG ATTTTTATGGACTCATTTCTTGTCCAGCAGACAGTTTTAATGGAGGCAATTATCCTCAAGCTGTTAAATGTAATGCATTCGGTTGTTGTGCAGGggataaattttatcataag GATGGCTATGGTGTTGGTTCTACTTTTTTCCAGCAAACACCACAGCCTCAGTTTGTTACTCAGTATAATGACAATGATTCTAGGAATGACGAGTTCCCAACAACATTCTTCAATAGAAATTGTTTGACTCTCACGAGGGATGGAAGGATGAATGATATGCCCCAAACTGAACACAAAGACACAAATGTTGGTGCATGTTCTAATGAGGCTGCGTTCTGTTCCTCCATAAATACTCCTACTCTTTCCCCTTTTCAGTTTCATGTCAGTTCAGAAGAGGGGATTAACCTTTATGTTGATTTAAATTCAAACCCATCTGACTGGGTTGAGAAATTGAAGGGTGAGGTTTCCATATGCCAGGAAATGTCCCATAGCAAGTCTCAGAGTTTTCATAAGGAGCATGGGTGCTTTGGGGAAGGTAGTAAACCGGTGAAAGATTCTTTTCAGTTGAATGTAGATGCTGAGAAAATAAAGGATAGCCATATACACTCTGGATTACCCCCAAGTTTgatcataaaagaaaatgatgcaTTGCAGCTTGATCATCTTGATGGGGATGATGATGGGCCCTTGGATTCCACTATAATGACATCATGTGCTGAAGCCGTAGAAGTATCACAGCTTTTAGAAGGACATCAAGGAATGTCCTCATTTGAAGCTCTTCCTGATTTTCAAGACGAAGTAAATTATTCTGGTGTATCCTCTGCCAAAGATGGGTGTTTGATAACTCttgattcaaatattaattctcCTCAGGAGATGTTAGCTAGTGATGGCGTGTTAAATATATCAGATGGTCCACTAAATCTTCTCACAGTGAAGCATCAGAATTCTAatcttgaaaatgaaatatgtgataatTCTGCCTTGCATAAGGGTTCTAATCTTGTCAGTTCTGGGGAAATTGTTCCTGGATGCCTGTCGGATGGTTCATTGCAGATGCCAATGCCGAAAGATGTTGTTCACCAGAAAAACAAATTACATCCACCTCGTGGAAATGGTCAATTTGTGAATTTGGTTGATCCAAAGCATAATATTTATGCAGATCCAGGCGGACTAGTAGGCTCTACTGGGCTTGATCAAGAGACATATAGGAATCAGTTGCCCATATTAGTTGAAGAACGG GATAGGAGCAAAATTATTAATTGGGGAGAGAGTTTGGA ATGCTCACACAATGAGTCATTTGAAAATTGTGGAATGCTTGATAATGTTGATTCTAATGGACTCGGGAAAAAGGGAGCATATGTAAGTGGTGATCAAAATAATTGTAGCATGCTTGATGCCAAGGTTCTAAGAAGCGCAAAGCATCTTAGTAGGAAGGTTCTTCCTCGAAGATCCATGCGGCTGGTTTCCAAG GTCACTTCATTCTTTGCAGAACAGTTTCTCTCAGACAATAATAAGGTGAGCAAGCTATCATTTCAAATTGTTTGGTGCCTTCagtttttcttctctttctgcAAATTTCAAAGCAGATCGttagtttttgaaaattga
- the LOC105777879 gene encoding uncharacterized protein LOC105777879 isoform X3, protein MANKRDKGFYHSLSRKELQSLCKKYGLPANRSSSDMGKSVASYLETQRLGSMTTTERSDEIQESGIPLALKPPFRNADKDFYGLISCPADSFNGGNYPQAVKCNAFGCCAGDKFYHKDGYGVGSTFFQQTPQPQFVTQYNDNDSRNDEFPTTFFNRNCLTLTRDGRMNDMPQTEHKDTNVGACSNEAAFCSSINTPTLSPFQFHVSSEEGINLYVDLNSNPSDWVEKLKGEVSICQEMSHSKSQSFHKEHGCFGEGSKPVKDSFQLNVDAEKIKDSHIHSGLPPSLIIKENDALQLDHLDGDDDGPLDSTIMTSCAEAVEVSQLLEGHQGMSSFEALPDFQDEVNYSGVSSAKDGCLITLDSNINSPQEMLASDGVLNISDGPLNLLTVKHQNSNLENEICDNSALHKGSNLVSSGEIVPGCLSDGSLQMPMPKDVVHQKNKLHPPRGNGQFVNLVDPKHNIYADPGGLVGSTGLDQETYRNQLPILVEERDRSKIINWGESLECSHNESFENCGMLDNVDSNGLGKKGAYVSGDQNNCSMLDAKVLRSAKHLSRKVLPRRSMRLVSKVTSFFAEQFLSDNNKMFYQKSGQ, encoded by the exons ATGGCAAATAAAAGAGATAAAGGTTTCTACCATAGCCTTTCAAGGAAAGAGCTTCAAagtttatgtaaaaaatatggTTTACCTGCTAATAGGTCGAGCTCGGATATGGGGAAATCAGTGGCCTCCTATCTAGAG ACCCAGAGATTGGGTTCAATGACTACAACGGAAAGATCAGATGAAATTCAAGAGTCTGGAATTCCGTTGGCCCTGAAACCCCCTTTCAGGAATGCTGATAAAG ATTTTTATGGACTCATTTCTTGTCCAGCAGACAGTTTTAATGGAGGCAATTATCCTCAAGCTGTTAAATGTAATGCATTCGGTTGTTGTGCAGGggataaattttatcataag GATGGCTATGGTGTTGGTTCTACTTTTTTCCAGCAAACACCACAGCCTCAGTTTGTTACTCAGTATAATGACAATGATTCTAGGAATGACGAGTTCCCAACAACATTCTTCAATAGAAATTGTTTGACTCTCACGAGGGATGGAAGGATGAATGATATGCCCCAAACTGAACACAAAGACACAAATGTTGGTGCATGTTCTAATGAGGCTGCGTTCTGTTCCTCCATAAATACTCCTACTCTTTCCCCTTTTCAGTTTCATGTCAGTTCAGAAGAGGGGATTAACCTTTATGTTGATTTAAATTCAAACCCATCTGACTGGGTTGAGAAATTGAAGGGTGAGGTTTCCATATGCCAGGAAATGTCCCATAGCAAGTCTCAGAGTTTTCATAAGGAGCATGGGTGCTTTGGGGAAGGTAGTAAACCGGTGAAAGATTCTTTTCAGTTGAATGTAGATGCTGAGAAAATAAAGGATAGCCATATACACTCTGGATTACCCCCAAGTTTgatcataaaagaaaatgatgcaTTGCAGCTTGATCATCTTGATGGGGATGATGATGGGCCCTTGGATTCCACTATAATGACATCATGTGCTGAAGCCGTAGAAGTATCACAGCTTTTAGAAGGACATCAAGGAATGTCCTCATTTGAAGCTCTTCCTGATTTTCAAGACGAAGTAAATTATTCTGGTGTATCCTCTGCCAAAGATGGGTGTTTGATAACTCttgattcaaatattaattctcCTCAGGAGATGTTAGCTAGTGATGGCGTGTTAAATATATCAGATGGTCCACTAAATCTTCTCACAGTGAAGCATCAGAATTCTAatcttgaaaatgaaatatgtgataatTCTGCCTTGCATAAGGGTTCTAATCTTGTCAGTTCTGGGGAAATTGTTCCTGGATGCCTGTCGGATGGTTCATTGCAGATGCCAATGCCGAAAGATGTTGTTCACCAGAAAAACAAATTACATCCACCTCGTGGAAATGGTCAATTTGTGAATTTGGTTGATCCAAAGCATAATATTTATGCAGATCCAGGCGGACTAGTAGGCTCTACTGGGCTTGATCAAGAGACATATAGGAATCAGTTGCCCATATTAGTTGAAGAACGG GATAGGAGCAAAATTATTAATTGGGGAGAGAGTTTGGA ATGCTCACACAATGAGTCATTTGAAAATTGTGGAATGCTTGATAATGTTGATTCTAATGGACTCGGGAAAAAGGGAGCATATGTAAGTGGTGATCAAAATAATTGTAGCATGCTTGATGCCAAGGTTCTAAGAAGCGCAAAGCATCTTAGTAGGAAGGTTCTTCCTCGAAGATCCATGCGGCTGGTTTCCAAG GTCACTTCATTCTTTGCAGAACAGTTTCTCTCAGACAATAATAAG ATGTTTTATCAGAAAAGTGGACAATGA
- the LOC105777879 gene encoding uncharacterized protein LOC105777879 isoform X4 produces the protein MANKRDKGFYHSLSRKELQSLCKKYGLPANRSSSDMGKSVASYLETQRLGSMTTTERSDEIQESGIPLALKPPFRNADKDFYGLISCPADSFNGGNYPQAVKCNAFGCCAGDKFYHKDGYGVGSTFFQQTPQPQFVTQYNDNDSRNDEFPTTFFNRNCLTLTRDGRMNDMPQTEHKDTNVGACSNEAAFCSSINTPTLSPFQFHVSSEEGINLYVDLNSNPSDWVEKLKGEVSICQEMSHSKSQSFHKEHGCFGEGSKPVKDSFQLNVDAEKIKDSHIHSGLPPSLIIKENDALQLDHLDGDDDGPLDSTIMTSCAEAVEVSQLLEGHQGMSSFEALPDFQDEVNYSGVSSAKDGCLITLDSNINSPQEMLASDGVLNISDGPLNLLTVKHQNSNLENEICDNSALHKGSNLVSSGEIVPGCLSDGSLQMPMPKDVVHQKNKLHPPRGNGQFVNLVDPKHNIYADPGGLVGSTGLDQETYRNQLPILVEERMLTQ, from the exons ATGGCAAATAAAAGAGATAAAGGTTTCTACCATAGCCTTTCAAGGAAAGAGCTTCAAagtttatgtaaaaaatatggTTTACCTGCTAATAGGTCGAGCTCGGATATGGGGAAATCAGTGGCCTCCTATCTAGAG ACCCAGAGATTGGGTTCAATGACTACAACGGAAAGATCAGATGAAATTCAAGAGTCTGGAATTCCGTTGGCCCTGAAACCCCCTTTCAGGAATGCTGATAAAG ATTTTTATGGACTCATTTCTTGTCCAGCAGACAGTTTTAATGGAGGCAATTATCCTCAAGCTGTTAAATGTAATGCATTCGGTTGTTGTGCAGGggataaattttatcataag GATGGCTATGGTGTTGGTTCTACTTTTTTCCAGCAAACACCACAGCCTCAGTTTGTTACTCAGTATAATGACAATGATTCTAGGAATGACGAGTTCCCAACAACATTCTTCAATAGAAATTGTTTGACTCTCACGAGGGATGGAAGGATGAATGATATGCCCCAAACTGAACACAAAGACACAAATGTTGGTGCATGTTCTAATGAGGCTGCGTTCTGTTCCTCCATAAATACTCCTACTCTTTCCCCTTTTCAGTTTCATGTCAGTTCAGAAGAGGGGATTAACCTTTATGTTGATTTAAATTCAAACCCATCTGACTGGGTTGAGAAATTGAAGGGTGAGGTTTCCATATGCCAGGAAATGTCCCATAGCAAGTCTCAGAGTTTTCATAAGGAGCATGGGTGCTTTGGGGAAGGTAGTAAACCGGTGAAAGATTCTTTTCAGTTGAATGTAGATGCTGAGAAAATAAAGGATAGCCATATACACTCTGGATTACCCCCAAGTTTgatcataaaagaaaatgatgcaTTGCAGCTTGATCATCTTGATGGGGATGATGATGGGCCCTTGGATTCCACTATAATGACATCATGTGCTGAAGCCGTAGAAGTATCACAGCTTTTAGAAGGACATCAAGGAATGTCCTCATTTGAAGCTCTTCCTGATTTTCAAGACGAAGTAAATTATTCTGGTGTATCCTCTGCCAAAGATGGGTGTTTGATAACTCttgattcaaatattaattctcCTCAGGAGATGTTAGCTAGTGATGGCGTGTTAAATATATCAGATGGTCCACTAAATCTTCTCACAGTGAAGCATCAGAATTCTAatcttgaaaatgaaatatgtgataatTCTGCCTTGCATAAGGGTTCTAATCTTGTCAGTTCTGGGGAAATTGTTCCTGGATGCCTGTCGGATGGTTCATTGCAGATGCCAATGCCGAAAGATGTTGTTCACCAGAAAAACAAATTACATCCACCTCGTGGAAATGGTCAATTTGTGAATTTGGTTGATCCAAAGCATAATATTTATGCAGATCCAGGCGGACTAGTAGGCTCTACTGGGCTTGATCAAGAGACATATAGGAATCAGTTGCCCATATTAGTTGAAGAACGG ATGCTCACACAATGA
- the LOC105777879 gene encoding uncharacterized protein LOC105777879 isoform X2: MANKRDKGFYHSLSRKELQSLCKKYGLPANRSSSDMGKSVASYLETQRLGSMTTTERSDEIQESGIPLALKPPFRNADKDSFNGGNYPQAVKCNAFGCCAGDKFYHKDGYGVGSTFFQQTPQPQFVTQYNDNDSRNDEFPTTFFNRNCLTLTRDGRMNDMPQTEHKDTNVGACSNEAAFCSSINTPTLSPFQFHVSSEEGINLYVDLNSNPSDWVEKLKGEVSICQEMSHSKSQSFHKEHGCFGEGSKPVKDSFQLNVDAEKIKDSHIHSGLPPSLIIKENDALQLDHLDGDDDGPLDSTIMTSCAEAVEVSQLLEGHQGMSSFEALPDFQDEVNYSGVSSAKDGCLITLDSNINSPQEMLASDGVLNISDGPLNLLTVKHQNSNLENEICDNSALHKGSNLVSSGEIVPGCLSDGSLQMPMPKDVVHQKNKLHPPRGNGQFVNLVDPKHNIYADPGGLVGSTGLDQETYRNQLPILVEERDRSKIINWGESLECSHNESFENCGMLDNVDSNGLGKKGAYVSGDQNNCSMLDAKVLRSAKHLSRKVLPRRSMRLVSKVTSFFAEQFLSDNNKVSKLSFQIVWCLQFFFSFCKFQSRSLVFEN; encoded by the exons ATGGCAAATAAAAGAGATAAAGGTTTCTACCATAGCCTTTCAAGGAAAGAGCTTCAAagtttatgtaaaaaatatggTTTACCTGCTAATAGGTCGAGCTCGGATATGGGGAAATCAGTGGCCTCCTATCTAGAG ACCCAGAGATTGGGTTCAATGACTACAACGGAAAGATCAGATGAAATTCAAGAGTCTGGAATTCCGTTGGCCCTGAAACCCCCTTTCAGGAATGCTGATAAAG ACAGTTTTAATGGAGGCAATTATCCTCAAGCTGTTAAATGTAATGCATTCGGTTGTTGTGCAGGggataaattttatcataag GATGGCTATGGTGTTGGTTCTACTTTTTTCCAGCAAACACCACAGCCTCAGTTTGTTACTCAGTATAATGACAATGATTCTAGGAATGACGAGTTCCCAACAACATTCTTCAATAGAAATTGTTTGACTCTCACGAGGGATGGAAGGATGAATGATATGCCCCAAACTGAACACAAAGACACAAATGTTGGTGCATGTTCTAATGAGGCTGCGTTCTGTTCCTCCATAAATACTCCTACTCTTTCCCCTTTTCAGTTTCATGTCAGTTCAGAAGAGGGGATTAACCTTTATGTTGATTTAAATTCAAACCCATCTGACTGGGTTGAGAAATTGAAGGGTGAGGTTTCCATATGCCAGGAAATGTCCCATAGCAAGTCTCAGAGTTTTCATAAGGAGCATGGGTGCTTTGGGGAAGGTAGTAAACCGGTGAAAGATTCTTTTCAGTTGAATGTAGATGCTGAGAAAATAAAGGATAGCCATATACACTCTGGATTACCCCCAAGTTTgatcataaaagaaaatgatgcaTTGCAGCTTGATCATCTTGATGGGGATGATGATGGGCCCTTGGATTCCACTATAATGACATCATGTGCTGAAGCCGTAGAAGTATCACAGCTTTTAGAAGGACATCAAGGAATGTCCTCATTTGAAGCTCTTCCTGATTTTCAAGACGAAGTAAATTATTCTGGTGTATCCTCTGCCAAAGATGGGTGTTTGATAACTCttgattcaaatattaattctcCTCAGGAGATGTTAGCTAGTGATGGCGTGTTAAATATATCAGATGGTCCACTAAATCTTCTCACAGTGAAGCATCAGAATTCTAatcttgaaaatgaaatatgtgataatTCTGCCTTGCATAAGGGTTCTAATCTTGTCAGTTCTGGGGAAATTGTTCCTGGATGCCTGTCGGATGGTTCATTGCAGATGCCAATGCCGAAAGATGTTGTTCACCAGAAAAACAAATTACATCCACCTCGTGGAAATGGTCAATTTGTGAATTTGGTTGATCCAAAGCATAATATTTATGCAGATCCAGGCGGACTAGTAGGCTCTACTGGGCTTGATCAAGAGACATATAGGAATCAGTTGCCCATATTAGTTGAAGAACGG GATAGGAGCAAAATTATTAATTGGGGAGAGAGTTTGGA ATGCTCACACAATGAGTCATTTGAAAATTGTGGAATGCTTGATAATGTTGATTCTAATGGACTCGGGAAAAAGGGAGCATATGTAAGTGGTGATCAAAATAATTGTAGCATGCTTGATGCCAAGGTTCTAAGAAGCGCAAAGCATCTTAGTAGGAAGGTTCTTCCTCGAAGATCCATGCGGCTGGTTTCCAAG GTCACTTCATTCTTTGCAGAACAGTTTCTCTCAGACAATAATAAGGTGAGCAAGCTATCATTTCAAATTGTTTGGTGCCTTCagtttttcttctctttctgcAAATTTCAAAGCAGATCGttagtttttgaaaattga